Proteins from a single region of Kwoniella dendrophila CBS 6074 chromosome 4, complete sequence:
- a CDS encoding hydroxyacylglutathione hydrolase, which yields MKVIPIQARSDNWMYLLVDSSKQAAVIDPYDASKISKAAKEQGVEVTSLITTHHHDDHSGGNSKFLSLHPNLKAYAGSKQSPGTNVVVKDGDTFKIGQDIDVKCYHTPCHTQDSICFFIEDKKTGERGVFTGDTLFLAGCGRFFEGTSEEMHAALTKLSKLPDDTIVYNGHEYTKGSAKFGLTIEPENEALKGLLNKAQSDNCTTGKSTIGDEKKWNVFMRLERPEAQKATGKIDPVDVMGKLREMKNAM from the exons ATGAAAGTCATTCCAATTCAAGCAAGATCTGATAATTGGATGTATCTTTTGGTAGACTCATCAAAACAAGCGGCGGTAATTGACCCTTATGATGCTTCAAAGATCTCAAAAGCAGCCAAGGAACAAGGTGTAGAAGTGACCAGTTTAATTACtactcatcatcatgatgatcattcaggtggtaattctAAATTT TTGTCGTTACATCCTAATCTCAAAGCATATGCTGGATCAAAACAAAGTCCAGGTACAAATGTTGTAGTGAAAGATGGAGATACATTCAAAATTGGTCAAGACATTGATGTAAA ATGTTACCATACACCTTGTCATACTCAGGATTCAATCTGTTTCTTTATCGAAGATAAGAAGACTGGAGAGAGAGGTGTCTTCACAGG AGATACACTCTTCTTAGCTGGATGTGGACGTTTCTTTGAAG GTACATCCGAAGAAATGCATGCGGCACTGACTAAACTTTCCAAGTTGCCTGATGATACTATTGTATATAACGGTCATGAATATACAAAAGGAAGTGCCAAGTTTGGATTAACcattgaacctgaaaatgaagcttTGAAAGG ATTACTCAACAAAGCTCAAAGTGACAATTGTACGACCGGTAAATCAACCATCGGGGATGAAAAGAAGTGGAATGTGTTTATGAGACTTGAAAGACCTGAAGCTCA AAAAGCTACAGGTAAAATCGACCCAGTCGATGTTATGGGTaaattaagagaaatgaaaaatgCTATGTGA